The Prochlorococcus sp. MIT 1300 genome has a window encoding:
- a CDS encoding HrcA family transcriptional regulator: METLPQRQQQILRATVHHYVDTIEPVSSKTLVQRFGLKVSSATVRSVMGVLEQRGLLIQPHVSAGRVPSPQGYRHYVNCLLPPPGSAAFRLERELTSLSLQWASLDDLLWQLARRLTDFTGLMSLITRPALVQPTLQKIRLVNSDDRLLVMLVDSSNHASHLNLRLPSEALIELDAIEEWLMEQLQHSRDGSIRWAALPPHLKLSGAVLREAIQSHAQAKGMAQENALFHGISRLVSQPEFSTTDSFLPLLDLMDRKPAAVVPLISNQLGGVLIGAEHPERALEGCSVVHAPYRVSDDQIGNVALVGPMRMAYSTCMAAVKTVANHLERILH; encoded by the coding sequence TTGGAAACTCTGCCGCAAAGACAACAGCAGATACTCAGAGCCACGGTGCATCATTACGTGGATACTATTGAGCCTGTTAGCAGTAAGACTTTGGTTCAACGGTTTGGCTTGAAAGTCAGTTCGGCCACCGTTAGATCAGTCATGGGTGTTTTGGAGCAGCGTGGACTTCTTATCCAGCCGCATGTTTCTGCTGGACGTGTTCCAAGCCCACAGGGCTATCGACATTATGTGAATTGTTTATTGCCGCCTCCGGGCTCTGCAGCTTTTCGCCTGGAAAGAGAATTGACCAGTTTGAGTTTGCAATGGGCTTCTTTGGATGATCTGTTGTGGCAGCTGGCAAGAAGATTGACAGATTTCACAGGTTTAATGAGTTTGATTACCAGACCTGCTCTAGTACAACCAACTCTCCAGAAAATTCGCCTTGTGAACAGTGATGACAGACTTTTAGTGATGTTGGTAGATAGTTCAAATCATGCCAGTCATTTAAATCTTCGATTGCCAAGTGAAGCTTTAATTGAGCTTGATGCCATTGAAGAATGGCTGATGGAACAGCTACAGCACTCTCGAGATGGGAGTATTCGTTGGGCTGCATTACCTCCTCATTTGAAACTGAGTGGAGCGGTGCTTCGTGAGGCGATTCAGAGTCATGCTCAAGCTAAAGGCATGGCTCAGGAGAATGCATTATTTCATGGTATTTCTCGATTGGTTTCGCAACCTGAGTTCAGTACAACTGATAGTTTTTTGCCTCTTTTAGATCTGATGGACAGAAAGCCTGCAGCAGTTGTTCCTTTAATTTCAAATCAGTTAGGGGGGGTGCTAATTGGTGCAGAACATCCAGAAAGAGCTTTGGAAGGCTGTTCAGTTGTACATGCTCCTTATAGGGTCTCGGATGACCAAATAGGCAATGTTGCCCTTGTTGGCCCAATGCGCATGGCTTATTCGACTTGCATGGCAGCCGTGAAGACAGTTGCGAATCATCTGGAAAGAATCTTGCATTAA
- a CDS encoding rhodanese-like domain-containing protein — protein sequence MTISAKDLHQWLLEKSPLPLLVDVREDEEVALAPFPASILHLPLSKSSAWLNSLSERFEDPQNVVVICHSGIRSWNFALWLLEQDWQLEVWNLEGGIDAWSVEVDSSVPRY from the coding sequence ATGACTATCTCAGCTAAGGATCTGCATCAATGGCTATTAGAGAAATCGCCGTTACCTTTGTTGGTAGATGTAAGGGAAGATGAGGAAGTCGCTTTGGCCCCATTCCCTGCTTCAATTCTTCATTTGCCTTTAAGCAAGTCTTCAGCTTGGCTTAACTCTCTTTCAGAGCGATTTGAAGATCCTCAGAATGTTGTTGTTATTTGTCATTCGGGAATTCGTAGTTGGAACTTTGCTCTTTGGCTGCTTGAGCAGGATTGGCAACTAGAAGTTTGGAATTTAGAAGGGGGTATAGACGCTTGGAGTGTTGAGGTTGATTCAAGTGTTCCACGTTATTAA
- a CDS encoding DUF3352 domain-containing protein translates to MQARTLMGTLGAGLLSLILISLALWPGFTIKQNINNAQLELKSIQLPRTAVFTPRDASLTVHWLINPKLIPTYIGTQAQPKFQKAARKNAQDLIDGIFALAGLNFPSDIENWIGSEVSFSLIAPKNKEGKAGWVLALASENKNEVKNFLERFWQEQALAGENVHVTIYRGLNLISKEKSLDDNLKQTFSTALIDDDLLLVGSGEGILEQALDVSQLPGQNQIGNEILRHSAESLGDGIALITAKPKALSSFLGFPARLTSRKDFIGLLAGIKPINNQIQIKGLLQFKGAKNVDKEESFENLLFLSNPYVESNLIALINNPSRFMDQNDLTSGEQLLGPIIRDKVREIKSLAPKIISKLDQGSLFVLSNQKGWLLGTEPMQPPTSNVAKLLEDNGLSQANLSTEDQSLKIWSKLIAKSAKDTKEVDTNLDVILAETPQINWWAEDIANLPIDKQSNYNLKELKDLQNSRKNISYEQIYLNKNLAKEQLRQWQAWRLIQALAGNSLEENIQEMSIAVGEGTSIDESNIQLNIGIKLG, encoded by the coding sequence ATGCAAGCTCGTACCCTCATGGGCACACTTGGTGCAGGACTACTTTCGTTAATCTTGATCAGCCTGGCTTTGTGGCCAGGCTTTACAATAAAACAAAATATTAATAACGCTCAACTAGAACTCAAATCCATACAACTACCACGAACAGCCGTATTTACCCCTAGAGATGCATCATTAACGGTTCATTGGTTAATTAATCCAAAACTAATACCAACTTATATAGGGACTCAAGCTCAACCCAAGTTTCAAAAAGCAGCCAGAAAAAATGCTCAAGACCTAATAGACGGTATTTTTGCATTAGCAGGTCTTAATTTTCCCTCAGATATAGAAAATTGGATAGGGAGCGAAGTCAGCTTCTCACTAATCGCACCCAAAAACAAAGAAGGTAAAGCTGGCTGGGTGCTTGCACTTGCAAGTGAAAACAAAAATGAAGTAAAAAATTTCTTAGAGCGTTTTTGGCAGGAACAAGCTCTTGCAGGAGAAAATGTTCATGTCACTATCTATCGTGGACTTAATTTAATAAGCAAAGAAAAATCTCTTGATGATAATCTCAAACAGACATTCTCGACTGCCTTAATTGATGATGATCTCCTTTTGGTTGGCTCAGGAGAAGGGATTCTTGAGCAAGCTTTAGACGTATCACAATTGCCAGGTCAGAATCAAATTGGAAATGAAATACTAAGACATTCAGCTGAAAGTCTCGGAGATGGCATTGCTTTAATTACTGCAAAACCTAAAGCCCTTTCATCTTTCTTAGGTTTTCCAGCGCGACTGACTAGTAGAAAAGATTTTATTGGCTTATTGGCAGGCATAAAGCCCATAAATAATCAAATCCAAATCAAGGGATTATTACAATTCAAGGGAGCTAAAAACGTCGACAAAGAAGAGTCCTTTGAAAACTTGTTATTTCTTTCTAATCCCTATGTTGAATCCAACTTAATCGCGCTAATAAATAATCCTTCGCGATTCATGGATCAAAATGATTTAACATCTGGGGAACAATTATTAGGGCCAATAATTCGCGATAAAGTCAGAGAAATAAAATCACTTGCCCCAAAAATAATTTCCAAACTTGACCAAGGCTCATTATTTGTTTTATCCAATCAAAAGGGCTGGCTATTAGGAACAGAGCCAATGCAGCCACCAACATCAAATGTAGCTAAGTTACTAGAAGATAATGGGCTTAGCCAAGCAAATTTATCTACTGAAGATCAAAGCTTAAAAATATGGTCAAAACTGATAGCTAAAAGTGCAAAAGACACTAAAGAAGTAGATACAAATTTAGACGTGATTCTAGCTGAAACACCACAAATCAACTGGTGGGCAGAAGACATTGCTAATCTTCCTATAGATAAACAATCAAACTATAATCTTAAGGAATTAAAAGATCTTCAGAATTCACGCAAAAACATCTCTTATGAGCAAATTTATCTTAATAAAAACCTTGCCAAAGAGCAATTGAGACAATGGCAGGCTTGGCGTCTAATTCAAGCTCTTGCCGGAAATTCATTGGAAGAAAATATACAAGAAATGTCTATTGCAGTAGGCGAGGGGACAAGCATTGATGAATCTAATATACAATTAAATATCGGAATCAAACTTGGTTAA
- a CDS encoding citrate synthase has translation MIFRPGLEGVPVTQSAICDIDGLKGELTYRGYPLADLASNSNFLETAFLLIWGELPDPKQLREFEHQVQMHRRVSFRVRDMMKCFPASGHPMDALQSSAASLGLFYSRRAIDDPQYIYDAVVRLIAKIPTMVAAFQLIRKGQDPIQPKDNLAYSDNFLYMLTEREPDPLAARIFDRCLILHAEHSLNASTFSARVTASTLTDPYAVVASAVGTLAGPLHGGANEDVLAMLEEIGSPECAVPYLNKAIAEKRKIMGFGHREYRVKDPRASILQSLAEELFARFGKDEMYDVAKALEEAAEARLGPKGIYPNVDFYSGLVYRKLGIPRDLFTPVFAISRVAGWLAHWREQLGANRIFRPSQIYTGSKPRDWSNPESRTPSKEN, from the coding sequence ATGATTTTTCGACCAGGATTAGAAGGAGTTCCCGTCACTCAATCTGCAATTTGTGATATTGATGGACTCAAAGGAGAATTAACTTATAGAGGTTATCCACTAGCCGACTTGGCTTCGAATAGCAACTTTCTAGAAACCGCCTTCTTACTGATCTGGGGGGAGTTACCAGACCCCAAACAATTACGCGAATTCGAACATCAAGTACAGATGCATCGAAGAGTGAGTTTTCGAGTCCGCGACATGATGAAGTGCTTCCCTGCCTCAGGACATCCAATGGATGCCCTTCAATCCAGTGCAGCATCACTAGGGCTCTTTTACTCAAGAAGAGCAATTGATGATCCTCAATACATCTATGACGCTGTAGTGAGATTAATAGCCAAAATCCCAACTATGGTCGCAGCCTTTCAACTAATCAGAAAAGGCCAAGACCCAATTCAACCAAAAGACAATTTGGCATATTCAGACAATTTTCTTTATATGCTGACTGAGCGTGAACCAGATCCATTAGCTGCAAGAATTTTTGATCGCTGTCTCATCCTGCATGCAGAACATAGTTTAAATGCAAGCACCTTTAGTGCACGTGTTACAGCAAGCACTCTTACTGACCCATATGCAGTCGTAGCTTCAGCGGTTGGGACTCTTGCAGGGCCGCTACATGGTGGTGCCAATGAAGATGTATTGGCAATGCTGGAAGAAATAGGAAGCCCTGAATGTGCAGTGCCTTATTTAAATAAAGCCATTGCAGAAAAAAGAAAAATCATGGGTTTTGGTCATCGTGAATACCGCGTTAAAGACCCAAGAGCTTCAATTCTGCAAAGCTTGGCAGAAGAACTATTCGCAAGATTTGGTAAAGATGAAATGTATGACGTAGCAAAGGCTCTCGAAGAAGCCGCTGAAGCTCGTTTAGGGCCTAAAGGTATTTACCCAAATGTAGACTTTTACTCTGGGCTCGTGTATAGAAAGCTTGGAATCCCCAGGGACTTATTTACACCTGTATTTGCAATTTCTCGTGTAGCTGGTTGGCTCGCTCACTGGCGAGAACAACTAGGCGCCAATAGAATTTTTCGTCCTTCTCAAATCTATACAGGGTCTAAACCTCGTGACTGGAGCAATCCAGAGAGTCGCACCCCTTCAAAAGAGAACTAA
- the nuoH gene encoding NADH-quinone oxidoreductase subunit NuoH: MVTHLATANPALVTPGIDLELSFTHALEGLGFSSELAHILWLPLPMLLVLTAALVGVLVTVWLERKISAAAQQRIGPEYAGALGILQPMADGLKLLVKEDVIPAKADGVLFTVGPVLVLVPVILSWLIVPFGQNLLISNVGIGIFLWISLSSIQPIGLLMSGYASNNKYSLLGGLRAAAQSISYEIPLALSVLAVVMMSNSLSTVEIVDHQNSAGFLSWYVWRQPVGFLIFWICALAECERLPFDLPEAEEELVAGYQTEYAGMKFALFYLGSYINLILSALLVSVLYLGGWGFPVPIEWFATVIGQSVDAPIIELINASVGIVMTVLKAYLLVFLAILLRWTTPRVRIDQLLDLGWKFLLPVSLVNLLVTAGLKLVLPSAFGG; the protein is encoded by the coding sequence ATGGTCACACACCTTGCTACTGCAAATCCAGCTTTGGTAACGCCAGGTATAGATCTCGAATTGAGCTTCACCCATGCTCTAGAAGGATTAGGTTTCTCCTCTGAACTTGCCCATATCCTTTGGTTACCTTTGCCAATGCTGCTGGTACTAACAGCTGCCTTAGTCGGAGTGTTAGTAACAGTGTGGCTAGAAAGAAAAATTTCTGCTGCCGCACAACAACGAATAGGGCCTGAATATGCAGGCGCCCTAGGAATTCTTCAACCAATGGCTGATGGCTTGAAATTATTAGTGAAAGAAGATGTAATACCAGCAAAAGCAGATGGAGTTTTATTCACGGTTGGTCCTGTACTTGTACTAGTTCCGGTAATACTTTCATGGTTGATAGTTCCATTTGGACAAAATCTACTTATTAGCAATGTGGGGATTGGCATATTCCTTTGGATCTCACTAAGTAGCATTCAACCTATTGGCCTTTTAATGAGTGGTTACGCCTCAAATAACAAATACTCACTGTTAGGTGGTCTACGAGCAGCGGCACAATCCATCAGTTACGAAATCCCTCTTGCTCTCTCAGTATTAGCCGTTGTAATGATGAGCAATTCCTTAAGCACTGTCGAGATTGTTGATCATCAAAATAGTGCTGGGTTCCTTAGCTGGTATGTCTGGCGACAACCAGTGGGATTTTTAATTTTTTGGATTTGTGCCCTAGCAGAATGTGAACGACTGCCATTTGACCTTCCAGAAGCAGAAGAAGAACTTGTGGCTGGATATCAGACTGAATATGCTGGAATGAAATTTGCTTTATTTTATTTAGGTAGTTATATAAATTTAATTCTTTCTGCTCTACTAGTTTCAGTTCTTTATCTGGGAGGGTGGGGGTTTCCTGTCCCAATTGAATGGTTTGCAACTGTCATAGGCCAATCAGTAGATGCACCAATAATTGAGCTAATAAATGCTTCCGTGGGCATCGTAATGACAGTGCTTAAGGCATATTTGCTAGTTTTCTTAGCAATTCTTCTGCGGTGGACTACCCCTCGAGTACGAATTGATCAACTGCTAGACCTAGGCTGGAAATTCCTTCTTCCTGTTTCTCTTGTTAACTTACTTGTTACAGCTGGTTTAAAGCTTGTGCTTCCAAGCGCCTTTGGTGGATAA
- the ndhI gene encoding NAD(P)H-quinone oxidoreductase subunit I encodes MLGFLKKVADYSQDAVDAAKYLAQGLSVTFDHMRRRPITVQYPYEKLIPSERYRGRIHYEFDKCIACEVCVRVCPINLPVVDWVMNKETKKKELKNYSIDFGVCIFCGNCVEYCPTNCLSMTEEYELAAFDRHSLNFDNVALGRLPTSVTTDPSITPLRELGYLPKGVMDPHGVSSANKRAGELPLEALKRINEETNSEEQNPSLKADCEERPTSK; translated from the coding sequence ATGCTCGGGTTCCTCAAAAAAGTTGCTGACTACTCCCAGGATGCAGTTGATGCAGCGAAATATCTAGCCCAAGGGCTTTCGGTCACTTTTGACCACATGCGCCGTAGACCCATCACGGTTCAATATCCCTATGAAAAACTCATTCCTTCGGAACGTTATAGAGGAAGGATTCACTATGAATTCGACAAATGTATCGCCTGTGAGGTCTGTGTAAGGGTTTGCCCAATCAATCTTCCAGTCGTTGACTGGGTAATGAATAAGGAAACCAAGAAAAAGGAACTCAAAAACTACTCCATAGATTTTGGTGTATGCATCTTTTGCGGAAATTGTGTTGAATATTGTCCAACAAATTGCCTCTCTATGACTGAAGAGTATGAACTTGCGGCCTTCGACAGACACAGCCTAAATTTCGATAATGTTGCCCTTGGCCGCCTCCCAACAAGTGTAACCACAGACCCATCTATTACCCCTCTTCGTGAACTGGGTTATCTGCCTAAAGGAGTTATGGATCCCCATGGAGTATCTAGCGCCAATAAACGTGCCGGAGAACTACCACTTGAAGCACTTAAGAGAATAAATGAAGAAACAAACTCAGAAGAGCAAAATCCTTCTTTAAAAGCAGATTGCGAAGAGAGGCCTACATCCAAATGA
- a CDS encoding NADH-quinone oxidoreductase subunit J yields MTIATSTELICFLLLSTVVIAGSIAVVLLENIVYSAFLLGGVFMAVAGLYLLLNASFVAAAQVLVYVGAVNVLILFAIMLVNKREPLKEIEGLRLQKILSGGVCLGLLTILTRVVITTPWATPGPASIGEMATERIGEHLFSDYLLPFELASVLLLMAMIGAIVLARKDFLPDGIGTDAVTKQSIVEKERTPLLIEQPKQ; encoded by the coding sequence ATGACAATTGCAACTTCCACAGAGTTAATTTGCTTTCTACTGCTATCAACAGTTGTAATAGCTGGAAGCATTGCTGTCGTTTTATTGGAAAACATTGTCTATTCAGCCTTTTTACTAGGTGGAGTATTTATGGCAGTAGCAGGGTTATACCTTTTACTAAATGCAAGTTTTGTGGCTGCAGCTCAAGTTTTGGTTTATGTAGGAGCAGTCAATGTCCTAATACTTTTCGCAATAATGCTAGTTAATAAACGCGAGCCTCTCAAAGAAATTGAAGGTTTACGGCTGCAGAAAATACTTTCAGGGGGAGTATGTCTAGGTCTTCTAACAATACTTACTAGAGTAGTAATAACCACTCCATGGGCGACTCCTGGGCCAGCATCTATTGGCGAAATGGCAACAGAGCGCATTGGGGAGCATCTTTTTAGTGATTACCTGCTTCCTTTTGAACTCGCATCTGTGCTCCTATTAATGGCAATGATTGGAGCAATAGTTCTCGCTCGGAAAGATTTCCTTCCTGACGGTATTGGAACAGATGCCGTCACCAAACAAAGCATTGTAGAAAAAGAAAGAACCCCACTACTAATTGAGCAACCGAAGCAGTGA
- the nuoK gene encoding NADH-quinone oxidoreductase subunit NuoK yields MIQTSSGLVPLQAYLLLAALLFCIGVWGLVNSRNAVRVLMSIELMLNAVNINLMSFSSYLDGDLIRGQVFAVFVITVAAAEAAVGLAILLSLYRNRITVDMESFNLLRW; encoded by the coding sequence ATGATTCAAACATCTTCTGGCCTAGTTCCACTTCAAGCATATTTATTACTTGCTGCCTTGCTGTTTTGTATTGGAGTATGGGGATTAGTTAATAGCAGAAATGCAGTAAGAGTTTTAATGAGTATTGAGCTGATGCTCAATGCTGTTAATATTAATTTAATGTCATTCTCCTCATATCTTGATGGTGATTTAATTCGAGGTCAAGTTTTTGCTGTATTTGTAATTACAGTTGCAGCAGCCGAAGCAGCTGTTGGGTTAGCCATCCTTCTATCTTTATATAGAAATAGAATAACAGTCGACATGGAAAGTTTTAATCTTCTGCGATGGTAA
- a CDS encoding NAD(+) kinase has protein sequence MRLNLIWVIYRSESSKAYQKATLCSNKLTALGIKVVIAESGIGKNPFPKLISERKKLPDLTVVLGGDGTVLGAARHLAIYGVPILSFNIGGNLGFLTQEKVLLDDDQLWERLRQDSYAIESRMMLQANVKHFSNYNLSETITEVQSRDDCSNPHWALNDFYVRAYQDEISPTCTVELEIDGEVVDQYKGDGLIFSTPTGSTGYAMATGGPILHPGIEGIVISPISPISLSSRTVVVPPASRLILWPKGDKKRRIKLWKDGASADLLKPGDCCIVQRARHNALMVVLEQNPSYYRTLSQKLHWAGSFSNKKEERK, from the coding sequence ATGCGCCTTAACTTAATTTGGGTTATATATAGATCTGAAAGTAGCAAAGCATACCAAAAGGCTACTTTATGCTCAAACAAATTAACTGCTTTGGGAATCAAAGTTGTTATCGCAGAAAGTGGTATAGGAAAGAACCCATTCCCAAAATTAATTTCTGAGCGAAAGAAACTTCCTGATTTAACAGTAGTTCTTGGAGGTGATGGGACTGTATTGGGAGCAGCGCGTCATCTTGCTATATACGGTGTTCCGATACTTAGCTTTAATATAGGTGGCAATTTAGGTTTCCTTACTCAAGAAAAGGTTCTTTTAGATGATGATCAACTTTGGGAAAGATTGCGGCAGGATAGTTATGCAATAGAAAGCAGAATGATGCTCCAAGCCAATGTAAAACATTTTTCTAATTACAATTTGAGCGAAACAATAACTGAAGTTCAATCTAGAGATGATTGCTCTAATCCACACTGGGCCTTAAATGATTTTTATGTGCGTGCGTACCAAGACGAAATCTCACCTACATGCACTGTTGAACTTGAAATAGATGGAGAAGTAGTTGATCAATACAAAGGAGATGGCTTGATCTTTTCTACTCCTACAGGCTCCACAGGATATGCAATGGCTACTGGTGGTCCAATCTTGCATCCTGGCATTGAGGGAATAGTAATCAGTCCGATATCTCCTATAAGTCTTTCGAGTCGAACGGTAGTTGTTCCACCTGCATCACGACTAATCCTTTGGCCCAAAGGTGATAAAAAACGCCGCATCAAACTCTGGAAGGATGGTGCAAGCGCGGATTTACTAAAGCCAGGTGATTGTTGCATTGTTCAAAGAGCACGTCACAATGCTTTGATGGTTGTTCTAGAACAAAACCCCTCCTACTACAGAACTCTTTCACAAAAACTCCACTGGGCAGGAAGTTTTTCCAACAAGAAAGAAGAACGCAAGTAG
- a CDS encoding CYTH domain-containing protein: protein MALEIERRFLVSNTSWRELTNPGIQLRQAYLATGHSGWTIRIRISDKNQAWITLKAPAEKISSHEFEYPIAIKDAEEIWELALYRLHKIRYQLNLDNGEWIVDSFEGDNSPLIIAEVELSSPSQMIEIPPWCGQEITGQTDLSNAALAQNPLKDWPNSKLRKNGLT, encoded by the coding sequence ATGGCTTTGGAAATTGAACGACGGTTTCTCGTCTCAAATACAAGCTGGCGTGAATTGACCAATCCAGGCATCCAATTACGCCAGGCTTACTTAGCGACTGGCCACAGTGGCTGGACAATCAGAATAAGAATCAGTGATAAAAACCAAGCATGGATAACACTCAAAGCACCTGCAGAAAAGATTTCAAGCCACGAATTCGAGTACCCAATTGCAATCAAAGATGCTGAAGAAATCTGGGAACTCGCTCTCTATCGCCTACACAAAATCAGGTATCAACTAAATCTCGATAACGGCGAGTGGATCGTGGATTCCTTTGAAGGCGACAATTCTCCTTTAATAATCGCTGAAGTGGAACTCTCATCCCCAAGCCAAATGATTGAAATACCTCCATGGTGCGGCCAAGAAATCACTGGGCAAACTGACTTAAGCAATGCAGCACTAGCCCAAAACCCTTTAAAGGACTGGCCTAATAGCAAGCTGAGAAAAAACGGGCTCACCTAA
- a CDS encoding helix-turn-helix domain-containing protein — protein sequence MITGDISNSAQMSLSAREMEIIELVAAGLTNQEIAEKLTISKRTVDNHVSNMFTKTGSKNRVALLNWAMDHGKICRDGFNCCTLPDASPSDS from the coding sequence ATGATCACTGGCGACATCTCCAATTCAGCTCAAATGTCCCTTTCTGCAAGGGAGATGGAAATCATTGAACTTGTTGCCGCAGGGCTTACAAATCAGGAAATTGCTGAAAAGTTGACCATTAGTAAAAGGACTGTCGACAATCATGTGAGCAATATGTTTACAAAAACAGGGTCCAAAAATCGTGTGGCTCTTCTGAATTGGGCAATGGATCACGGCAAAATCTGCCGAGATGGCTTCAATTGCTGCACACTTCCTGACGCGTCCCCTTCCGACTCCTGA
- a CDS encoding methylenetetrahydrofolate reductase, which produces MRSALQRSLEAGAVTVTAEIMPPRGANPGHAIAMANTLKNRVHAINVTDGSRAVMRMSSLALCSLLLREGHEPVLQMACRDRNRIALQADLLGANALGIKNVLCLTGDPVRAGDQPLARPVHDYESVKLLKQIKELNNSKDPLGTLLPDGGTNLFAGAAADPNCKSLKSLRNRLERKREAGAQFLQTQMVMDAVVLEKFCKEIATPLQLPVLAGVFLLKSAKNAQFINKVVPGACIPQTIISRLGNSKDPIAEGIQIAAEQTKQFLNISQGVHLMAIKAEQKIPAILDQANINLQQK; this is translated from the coding sequence TTGAGATCAGCTCTGCAGCGCTCCTTAGAGGCTGGAGCGGTAACAGTTACTGCTGAAATCATGCCCCCTCGAGGGGCTAATCCTGGCCATGCAATTGCAATGGCCAATACTCTGAAAAATCGCGTTCACGCAATAAATGTTACCGATGGCAGTAGAGCTGTCATGAGAATGAGCAGTCTTGCTCTATGTAGCTTGCTCTTGCGAGAAGGACATGAACCTGTTCTCCAAATGGCTTGTCGAGATAGAAATCGAATAGCTCTTCAGGCAGATTTACTTGGAGCAAATGCCCTGGGAATAAAAAATGTTCTTTGCCTTACAGGCGATCCAGTCAGAGCTGGAGATCAACCTTTGGCTCGCCCTGTTCATGACTACGAATCAGTCAAACTCCTTAAACAAATCAAAGAACTTAACAATTCCAAGGATCCTCTTGGCACTTTGCTCCCCGATGGAGGAACTAATTTATTTGCTGGGGCCGCTGCAGATCCAAATTGCAAAAGCCTCAAAAGCCTGCGCAATCGCTTAGAACGAAAACGTGAAGCTGGAGCACAGTTTCTTCAAACACAAATGGTTATGGATGCTGTAGTACTAGAAAAATTCTGCAAAGAAATAGCTACTCCACTTCAACTGCCGGTATTAGCGGGTGTTTTCTTACTCAAGTCCGCAAAAAATGCACAATTTATCAATAAAGTTGTACCAGGTGCATGTATACCTCAAACCATTATCAGTCGCTTGGGTAATTCTAAAGATCCAATCGCAGAAGGAATTCAAATTGCGGCAGAACAAACTAAGCAATTTTTAAATATCTCACAAGGTGTTCATTTAATGGCGATAAAAGCAGAACAGAAAATCCCAGCGATCCTCGATCAGGCAAATATTAACTTGCAGCAGAAGTAA